A genomic window from Micromonospora violae includes:
- a CDS encoding NADP-dependent isocitrate dehydrogenase has protein sequence MAKIKVNNPVVELDGDEMTRIIWKQIREQLILPYLDVDLHYYDLSIQHRDETDDQVTIDAANAIKEHGVGVKCATITPDEARVEEFGLKKMWRSPNGTIRNILGGVVFREPIIMSNVPRLVPGWTKPIIIGRHAHGDQYKATDFVVPGPGTVTITYTPADGGAPMEMEVANFPGGGIAMGMYNYDESIRDFARASFRYGLDRNYPVYLSTKNTILKAYDGRFKDIFAEVFEAEFKDEFAAAGITYEHRLIDDMVAAALKWEGGYVWACKNYDGDVQSDTVAQGFGSLGLMTSVLLSPDGRTVEAEAAHGTVTRHYRQYQKGEKTSTNPIASIYAWTRGLAHRGKLDGTPAVTEFANTLEQVIVDTVEGGQMTKDLALLISRDAPWLTTDEFMNALDENLARKIAA, from the coding sequence ATGGCGAAGATCAAGGTAAACAACCCGGTCGTAGAACTCGACGGCGACGAGATGACCCGGATTATCTGGAAGCAGATCCGGGAGCAGCTGATCCTGCCCTACCTCGACGTCGACCTGCACTACTACGACCTGTCGATCCAGCACCGCGACGAGACCGACGACCAGGTCACGATCGACGCCGCCAACGCCATCAAGGAGCACGGCGTCGGCGTCAAGTGCGCGACCATCACCCCGGACGAGGCCCGGGTCGAGGAGTTCGGCCTGAAGAAGATGTGGCGGTCGCCGAACGGCACGATCCGCAACATCCTCGGCGGCGTCGTCTTCCGTGAGCCGATCATCATGTCCAACGTGCCGCGGCTGGTCCCCGGCTGGACGAAGCCGATCATCATCGGCCGGCACGCCCACGGTGACCAGTACAAGGCCACCGACTTCGTCGTCCCCGGCCCGGGCACCGTGACCATCACCTACACCCCGGCCGACGGCGGCGCGCCGATGGAGATGGAGGTCGCCAACTTCCCCGGCGGCGGCATCGCCATGGGCATGTACAACTACGACGAGTCGATCCGGGACTTCGCCCGGGCGTCGTTCCGGTACGGGCTGGACCGCAACTACCCGGTCTACCTGTCCACCAAGAACACCATCCTCAAGGCGTACGACGGCCGGTTCAAGGACATCTTCGCCGAGGTGTTCGAGGCCGAGTTCAAGGACGAGTTCGCCGCCGCCGGCATCACCTACGAGCACCGGCTCATCGACGACATGGTCGCCGCCGCGCTCAAGTGGGAGGGCGGCTACGTCTGGGCCTGCAAGAACTACGACGGTGACGTGCAGTCCGACACCGTCGCGCAGGGCTTCGGCTCGCTGGGCCTGATGACCTCGGTGCTGCTCTCCCCGGATGGCCGTACCGTCGAGGCCGAGGCCGCGCACGGCACGGTCACCCGGCACTACCGGCAGTACCAGAAGGGTGAGAAGACCTCGACCAACCCGATCGCGTCGATCTACGCCTGGACCCGGGGCCTGGCCCACCGGGGCAAGCTGGACGGCACCCCGGCGGTCACCGAGTTCGCCAACACCCTGGAGCAGGTCATCGTCGACACCGTCGAGGGCGGCCAGATGACCAAGGACCTCGCGCTGCTCATCTCGCGCGACGCCCCGTGGCTGACCACCGACGAGTTCATGAACGCGCTCGACGAGAACCTGGCCCGCAAGATCGCTGCCTGA
- a CDS encoding ABC transporter ATP-binding protein, with translation MTLIATQSLTKTYGGRVTALADLTVAVEPGIIGLVGANGAGKSTLIKILLGLIAPTSGQVSVLGIDPTADPAAVRNRVGYMPEHDCLPPDLSAAELVTHLGRMSGLPRTAARERASEALRHVGLYEERYRPVGGYSTGMKQRVKLAQALVHDPDLLLLDEPTNGLDPAGRDAMLALVHRIGTEFGISVLVCSHLLGEVERICDTLVAIDGGRLLRADNISAMTSATDVLAVEVSEGTEELAARLAELQLPVARDGRLLLVPLADDGTYDLILGAVAELDLPLHRLDQRRHRVAELFATRELTHA, from the coding sequence GTGACACTGATCGCGACCCAGTCGCTCACCAAGACGTACGGAGGTCGGGTCACCGCGCTGGCCGACCTCACCGTCGCCGTCGAGCCCGGGATCATCGGCCTGGTGGGCGCGAACGGCGCCGGTAAATCCACGTTGATCAAGATCCTGCTCGGCCTGATCGCACCAACCAGCGGGCAGGTCTCGGTGCTCGGCATCGACCCGACCGCCGACCCGGCGGCCGTCCGCAACCGGGTCGGCTACATGCCGGAACACGACTGCCTCCCGCCGGACCTCTCCGCCGCCGAGCTGGTCACCCACCTCGGCCGGATGAGCGGCCTGCCCCGCACCGCGGCCCGCGAGCGGGCCTCGGAGGCGCTGCGGCACGTGGGGCTCTACGAGGAGCGCTACCGCCCGGTCGGCGGCTACTCGACCGGCATGAAGCAGCGCGTCAAGCTGGCCCAGGCGCTGGTGCACGACCCCGACCTGCTGCTGCTGGACGAGCCGACCAACGGCCTGGACCCAGCCGGCCGGGACGCCATGCTGGCCCTGGTGCACCGCATCGGCACCGAGTTCGGCATCTCCGTGCTGGTCTGCTCGCACCTGCTCGGCGAGGTCGAGCGGATCTGCGACACGCTGGTCGCCATCGACGGCGGCCGGCTGCTGCGCGCCGACAACATCTCCGCGATGACCTCGGCCACCGACGTGCTCGCCGTGGAGGTCAGCGAGGGCACCGAGGAACTCGCCGCCCGACTCGCCGAACTGCAACTACCGGTCGCCCGGGACGGGCGACTGCTCCTCGTGCCGCTCGCCGACGACGGCACCTACGACCTGATCCTCGGTGCGGTCGCCGAACTGGACCTGCCACTGCACCGACTGGACCAGCGCCGGCACCGGGTGGCCGAACTCTTCGCCACGAGGGAGCTCACTCATGCCTGA
- a CDS encoding glycosyltransferase family 2 protein: MGVPKVSVVVPAYNCGPHIEKLVASLLRQSLPADEFEVIFVDDGSTDDTAKRLDRLADAHPHIKVLHIENSGWPSRPRNLGIEEARGEYVFFSDDDDWFATEALERLYACAKANDADIVIGKMAGYGRPVPRELFRKNRFDATLANSPLIDSLTCHKLFRRSFLNEHDLRFPEGGKRRLEDHSLVVRAYFLSRRTSVLSDYTCYHHIQRRDGRNVTAAQLDPSSYFASVREALDVVDANTEPGPLRDRLHRRWMRNEMLSQLRGKRLLNAPEAWLEQVALEVQKIIQERFAPGVAGGLPPLLRAVAYLAERGRVADLRRLALWEAGIAAHGTVDELRRAEHAVTVTIAAELRSANEPVGFRDDDGRDVLMLPMEEIAPEVLDATAQVRKARLDLVARHRETGIEVFLPLNFQTERITGTTGPGTVHLVHRATATIDFAALNGGRTRGSWMLKARITNVGWTEDARLPLVFLCRADGSRPRIRDERKVWNRLRSAVGRRVKR, encoded by the coding sequence ATGGGTGTCCCCAAGGTGAGCGTCGTGGTGCCGGCGTACAACTGCGGCCCGCACATCGAGAAGCTCGTCGCCTCGCTGTTGCGCCAGTCCCTGCCGGCGGACGAGTTCGAGGTGATCTTCGTCGACGACGGCTCCACCGACGACACGGCCAAGCGACTGGACCGGCTGGCCGACGCGCACCCACACATCAAGGTGCTGCACATCGAGAACTCCGGCTGGCCGTCGCGTCCGCGCAACCTCGGCATCGAGGAGGCCCGCGGCGAGTACGTCTTCTTCTCCGACGACGACGACTGGTTCGCCACCGAGGCGCTGGAGCGGCTCTACGCCTGCGCGAAGGCGAACGACGCCGACATCGTGATCGGCAAGATGGCCGGGTACGGACGTCCCGTACCGCGGGAGCTGTTCCGGAAGAACCGCTTCGACGCCACCCTGGCGAACTCCCCACTGATCGACAGTCTGACCTGCCACAAACTGTTCCGGCGGTCGTTCCTCAACGAGCACGATCTGCGCTTCCCGGAGGGCGGCAAGCGTCGGCTGGAGGACCACTCGCTGGTCGTTCGGGCCTACTTCCTGTCCCGGCGCACCTCCGTGCTGTCCGACTACACCTGCTACCACCACATCCAGCGGCGCGACGGGCGCAACGTCACCGCCGCCCAGTTGGACCCGTCGAGCTACTTCGCCAGCGTGCGGGAGGCGCTGGACGTGGTGGACGCCAACACCGAGCCGGGCCCGCTGCGGGACCGCCTGCACCGGCGCTGGATGCGCAACGAGATGCTGAGCCAACTCCGGGGCAAGCGGCTGCTGAACGCCCCCGAGGCATGGCTGGAACAGGTCGCGCTGGAGGTCCAGAAGATCATCCAGGAGCGCTTCGCCCCGGGCGTCGCCGGCGGGCTACCACCCCTGCTGCGGGCCGTGGCGTACCTGGCGGAGCGGGGCCGCGTCGCGGACCTGCGCCGGCTCGCCCTCTGGGAGGCGGGCATCGCCGCACACGGCACGGTCGACGAACTCCGGCGCGCCGAGCACGCCGTCACGGTGACCATCGCCGCCGAGCTGCGCTCCGCGAACGAGCCGGTCGGCTTCCGCGACGACGATGGCCGCGACGTGCTGATGCTCCCGATGGAGGAGATCGCCCCCGAGGTGCTGGACGCCACCGCGCAGGTGCGCAAGGCCCGCCTGGACCTGGTGGCCCGGCACCGGGAGACCGGCATCGAGGTCTTCCTTCCGTTGAACTTCCAGACCGAGCGGATCACCGGTACGACCGGACCGGGCACCGTCCACCTCGTACACCGGGCCACCGCCACGATCGACTTCGCCGCCCTCAACGGCGGCCGGACCCGAGGCAGTTGGATGCTCAAGGCCCGGATCACCAACGTGGGCTGGACCGAGGACGCGCGACTGCCGTTGGTGTTCCTCTGCCGGGCGGACGGCTCGCGACCCCGGATCCGCGACGAGCGGAAGGTGTGGAACCGGCTGCGGTCGGCGGTAGGCCGGCGGGTCAAGCGCTGA
- the galT gene encoding galactose-1-phosphate uridylyltransferase, giving the protein MKRTAIDLADGRELIYFDERDDAVRDQPDRRDLPPPPPASQLRYDPLTDEWVAVAVHRQTRTFLPPANECPLDPSVGDHLTEIPAPDYDVVVFENRFPSLSGRVAEEPGEITPFTPVRPGLGRCEVVCFTSDHNASFASLPPRRVRTVLDALADRTEALGDLPGVEQIFCFENRGVEIGVTLHHPHGQIYAYPFVTPRTRALLAAARRHAERTGGSNLYADVLAAERATGDRVVAENEHWTAFVPAAARWPFEVHVAPHRPVPDIPALSDSERDAFGPLYLDLLRRFDGLFDMPMPYISAWHQAPVRIDRELGHLHLQLFSIRRAEDKLKFLAGSESGMGVFINDISPERAADLLRAA; this is encoded by the coding sequence GTGAAGCGCACCGCGATCGACCTGGCCGACGGCCGGGAGCTGATCTACTTCGACGAGCGCGACGACGCGGTCCGCGACCAGCCCGACCGCCGGGACCTGCCGCCGCCTCCCCCCGCGTCGCAGCTGCGCTACGACCCGCTGACCGACGAGTGGGTGGCGGTCGCCGTGCACCGGCAGACCCGCACCTTCCTCCCGCCGGCGAACGAGTGCCCCCTCGACCCGTCGGTGGGCGACCACCTGACCGAGATCCCGGCCCCCGACTACGACGTGGTGGTCTTCGAGAACCGGTTCCCGTCGCTGAGCGGCCGGGTGGCCGAGGAACCCGGGGAGATCACTCCGTTCACCCCGGTCCGGCCGGGCCTCGGCCGGTGCGAGGTGGTCTGCTTCACCTCCGACCACAACGCCTCCTTCGCCAGCCTGCCGCCACGCCGGGTACGCACCGTGCTGGACGCGCTCGCCGACCGCACCGAGGCGCTCGGTGACCTGCCCGGGGTGGAGCAGATCTTCTGCTTCGAGAACCGGGGGGTCGAGATCGGCGTCACGCTGCATCACCCGCACGGGCAGATCTACGCGTACCCCTTCGTGACGCCACGCACCCGCGCGCTGCTGGCCGCGGCGCGCCGCCACGCCGAGCGGACCGGCGGGAGCAACCTGTACGCGGATGTGCTGGCCGCCGAGCGCGCCACCGGTGACCGGGTGGTCGCCGAGAACGAACACTGGACGGCGTTCGTCCCGGCGGCCGCCCGCTGGCCGTTCGAGGTGCACGTCGCGCCGCACCGCCCGGTGCCGGACATCCCGGCGCTCAGCGACAGCGAGCGGGACGCCTTCGGGCCGCTCTACCTGGATCTGCTGCGCCGCTTCGACGGCCTGTTCGACATGCCGATGCCGTACATCTCGGCCTGGCACCAGGCGCCGGTACGGATCGACCGTGAGCTGGGCCACCTGCACCTGCAGCTGTTCAGCATCCGGCGGGCCGAGGACAAGCTGAAGTTCCTGGCGGGCTCCGAGTCCGGGATGGGTGTCTTCATCAACGACATCTCCCCGGAACGCGCCGCCGACCTGCTGCGCGCCGCCTGA
- a CDS encoding peptide ABC transporter substrate-binding protein codes for MRVRRLAAWTALPLAVTLGLAACGSGGDGGSGGSDSSVVSIQIAEPKHLVPTNTTETSGSQVISGLFSPLVDYDAQNKPYEVAAQSITSSDNKVWTIKIKDGFTFHNGEKVTSQNYINAWNYGAYGPNGQDTNPFFEKIAGYADLQGKAPKAKEMSGLKKVDDLTFTVTLSEPYIDFKTTLGYNAYFPMPDAAFSAPGVLKDSYEQAPIGQGPFKMKGTWQHDSKIDVERYDAFPGEKPKVKNIEFRIYQQLTAAYADVLADNLDVLPTIPTESLSTAPSDLGDRYKTSPMSSFQFLAFPTFDKDYSSPDVRKAISMAIDRDEITKSVFKGSQTPARSFVAPILPGYREDTAGKAAQFDPTEAKKLYQAAGGPSKIVISYNGDGGHKDWVDATVNQLKANLGVDAVGVAEPKFADLLTKVEKKTPVGAFRMGWVMDYPTMEDYLGPLYSTNGASNYYGYSNPEFDRLVKEGSSAKTQDEAIAKYQQAEDILAKDMPVIPLRFGQNVFGHSSKVKNVEMDLFQRVNLVKIEAAN; via the coding sequence ATGCGAGTTCGTAGACTCGCCGCCTGGACCGCCCTCCCGCTCGCGGTGACGCTGGGCCTCGCGGCCTGCGGCAGCGGCGGAGACGGTGGATCCGGCGGCAGCGACAGTTCGGTGGTCAGCATCCAGATCGCCGAGCCGAAGCACCTGGTTCCCACCAACACCACCGAGACGTCGGGTTCGCAGGTGATCTCCGGCCTGTTCAGCCCGCTGGTGGACTACGACGCCCAGAACAAGCCGTACGAGGTCGCCGCGCAGTCGATCACCTCGTCCGACAACAAGGTCTGGACGATCAAGATCAAGGACGGCTTCACCTTCCACAACGGTGAGAAGGTCACGTCCCAGAACTACATCAACGCGTGGAACTACGGCGCGTACGGCCCCAACGGCCAGGACACCAACCCCTTCTTCGAGAAGATCGCTGGTTACGCCGACCTGCAGGGCAAGGCGCCGAAGGCCAAGGAGATGTCCGGCCTGAAGAAGGTCGACGACCTCACCTTCACCGTGACTCTCTCCGAGCCGTACATCGACTTCAAGACCACGCTGGGCTACAACGCGTACTTCCCGATGCCGGACGCCGCGTTCTCGGCTCCGGGCGTGCTCAAGGACTCCTACGAGCAGGCCCCGATCGGGCAGGGTCCCTTCAAGATGAAGGGCACCTGGCAGCACGACAGCAAGATCGACGTCGAGCGGTACGACGCGTTCCCGGGCGAGAAGCCCAAGGTCAAGAACATCGAGTTCCGGATCTACCAGCAGCTCACCGCGGCCTACGCGGACGTCCTGGCGGACAACCTGGACGTGCTGCCCACGATCCCGACCGAGAGCCTGAGCACCGCGCCGAGCGACCTGGGCGACCGGTACAAGACCAGCCCGATGTCGTCGTTCCAGTTCCTCGCGTTCCCGACGTTCGACAAGGACTACAGCAGCCCGGACGTCCGTAAGGCCATCTCGATGGCGATCGACCGTGACGAGATCACCAAGTCGGTCTTCAAGGGTTCGCAGACGCCGGCGCGCTCCTTCGTCGCGCCGATCCTGCCGGGTTACCGGGAGGACACCGCGGGCAAGGCCGCCCAGTTCGACCCGACCGAGGCCAAGAAGCTCTACCAGGCCGCCGGTGGTCCGTCGAAGATCGTCATCTCGTACAACGGCGACGGCGGTCACAAGGACTGGGTCGACGCCACGGTCAACCAGCTCAAGGCCAACCTGGGCGTCGACGCCGTCGGCGTGGCCGAGCCGAAGTTCGCCGACCTGCTGACCAAGGTCGAGAAGAAGACGCCGGTGGGTGCCTTCCGGATGGGTTGGGTCATGGACTACCCGACCATGGAGGACTACCTCGGCCCGCTGTACAGCACGAACGGCGCGTCGAACTACTACGGCTACAGCAACCCGGAGTTCGACCGGCTGGTCAAGGAAGGTTCCTCCGCCAAGACGCAGGACGAGGCGATCGCCAAGTACCAGCAGGCGGAGGACATCCTGGCCAAGGACATGCCGGTGATCCCGCTCCGGTTCGGCCAGAACGTGTTCGGCCACTCGTCCAAGGTCAAGAACGTCGAGATGGACCTGTTCCAGCGGGTCAACCTCGTCAAGATCGAAGCAGCCAACTGA
- a CDS encoding bifunctional methylenetetrahydrofolate dehydrogenase/methenyltetrahydrofolate cyclohydrolase — MTATLLDGKATAAEIKDELRIRVKALAERGIIPGLGTVLVGADPGSQAYVNGKHRDCAEVGIASIRRELPADATQQQVDDVLAELNADPACHGYIVQLPLPAHLDTQRVLELIDPDKDADGLHPVNLGRLVLGYDGPLPCTPRGIVELLRRHDVALRGATVAVVGRGNTVGRPLGLLLTRRSENATVTLCHTGTLDLAAHTRAADIVIVAAGVPGLLTAEMINPGAVVVDVGITRVIGADGKGRYTGDVDPEVAETAGALVPMPGGVGPMTRAMLLTNVVERAERD, encoded by the coding sequence GTGACGGCGACGCTTCTGGACGGCAAGGCAACCGCAGCGGAAATCAAGGACGAGCTGCGCATACGGGTGAAGGCGCTCGCGGAACGCGGCATCATCCCCGGGCTCGGCACCGTCCTGGTCGGGGCGGACCCGGGCAGCCAGGCGTACGTCAACGGCAAGCACCGCGACTGCGCCGAGGTGGGCATCGCCTCGATCCGCCGCGAACTGCCGGCCGACGCCACCCAGCAGCAGGTCGACGACGTACTGGCCGAGCTGAACGCCGACCCGGCGTGCCACGGCTACATCGTCCAGTTGCCGCTGCCGGCCCACCTCGACACCCAGCGGGTGCTGGAGTTGATCGACCCGGACAAGGACGCCGACGGCCTGCATCCGGTCAATTTGGGTCGGCTCGTGCTCGGTTACGACGGCCCGCTGCCGTGCACCCCGCGCGGCATCGTCGAGCTGCTCCGCCGGCACGACGTGGCGCTGCGCGGCGCGACCGTCGCGGTGGTCGGTCGGGGTAACACCGTCGGCCGGCCGCTCGGTCTGCTGCTCACTCGGCGCAGCGAGAACGCCACCGTCACCCTCTGCCACACCGGCACCCTCGACCTCGCCGCGCACACCCGCGCCGCCGACATCGTCATCGTCGCGGCCGGCGTACCGGGTCTGCTCACCGCCGAGATGATCAACCCGGGCGCGGTGGTGGTGGATGTCGGCATCACGCGTGTGATCGGCGCGGACGGCAAGGGCCGATACACCGGCGACGTGGACCCGGAGGTGGCCGAGACGGCCGGCGCGCTGGTCCCCATGCCCGGCGGTGTCGGGCCGATGACCCGGGCCATGCTGCTCACCAACGTGGTGGAGCGCGCGGAGCGCGACTGA
- a CDS encoding malate dehydrogenase, with translation MGKKVTVVGAGFYGSTTAQRLAEYDVFDTVVITDIVEGKPAGLALDLNQSRAIEGFETKVVGVTTGPNGEGYESIEGSDVVVITAGLPRKPGMSRMDLLETNAKIVRQVAENVAKYAPNAVVIVVSNPLDEMTALAQIATQFPKNRVLGQAGMLDTARFSNFVAEALNVPVASVRTLTLGSHGDTMVPVPSQSTVNGKPLRDAMPAEQIEELVVKTRNGGAEVVALLKTGSAYYAPSAAAARMAKAVAEDSGEVMPVCAWVDGEYGISGVYLGVEAEIGAEGVKRVVETDLDADERASLLEAAEAVRAKQSDISSM, from the coding sequence ATGGGTAAGAAGGTCACTGTCGTCGGGGCTGGCTTCTACGGCTCTACCACCGCACAGCGCCTGGCCGAGTACGACGTCTTCGACACCGTAGTGATCACCGACATCGTGGAGGGCAAGCCCGCGGGCCTCGCGCTCGACCTCAACCAGTCCCGGGCCATCGAGGGCTTCGAGACCAAGGTCGTCGGCGTGACCACCGGCCCCAACGGTGAGGGCTACGAGAGCATCGAGGGCTCCGACGTCGTCGTGATCACCGCTGGTCTGCCGCGCAAGCCCGGCATGAGCCGGATGGACCTGCTGGAGACCAACGCCAAGATCGTCCGCCAGGTCGCCGAGAATGTCGCCAAGTACGCCCCGAACGCCGTCGTCATCGTGGTCTCCAACCCGCTGGACGAGATGACCGCGCTGGCCCAGATCGCCACCCAGTTCCCGAAGAACCGGGTGCTCGGTCAGGCCGGCATGCTCGACACCGCCCGGTTCAGCAACTTCGTCGCCGAGGCGCTGAACGTGCCGGTGGCCTCCGTACGCACGCTGACCCTGGGCTCGCACGGCGACACCATGGTCCCGGTTCCGTCGCAGAGCACCGTCAACGGCAAGCCGCTGCGCGACGCGATGCCGGCCGAGCAGATCGAGGAGCTGGTCGTCAAGACCCGCAACGGTGGCGCCGAGGTGGTCGCGCTGCTCAAGACCGGGTCGGCCTACTACGCCCCGTCCGCCGCCGCCGCCCGGATGGCGAAGGCCGTCGCGGAGGACTCCGGCGAGGTCATGCCGGTCTGCGCCTGGGTCGACGGCGAGTACGGCATCTCCGGTGTCTACCTCGGTGTCGAGGCCGAGATCGGCGCCGAGGGCGTCAAGCGGGTCGTCGAGACCGACCTGGACGCCGACGAGCGCGCCAGCCTCCTGGAGGCGGCCGAGGCCGTCCGCGCGAAGCAGAGCGACATCTCCAGCATGTAG
- the cysC gene encoding adenylyl-sulfate kinase: MSNGWVLPDEVLRDAPAYTPRPGELADLELLLTGAYAPLTGFMTRADLVSVSRRGRLADGTPWQVAVVLQVPATLAQTLDPRDPARRALVLTDGEGAPAAALDVADVWPVREGVAGVGGQVRRLGDGGHGPFQRLRRNPEEVRALLPPGRVLGVIADRPLHRPQLAQIAHAARTLAAHLLVMIPVGEGGVDGLPPEALVRTIFAARDRMPPATLVAVPLSHRREEISDALLRARVSAAYGVTHLLSTGEMLSGAGLRVLVPRELAYDNRDGQWRWREDIPPRNRRLALTQSEIDDLLDRGFPLPEWHTPPAVARELARARPPRRQRGLVVFLTGLSGSGKSTIARGLADALRESGDRTVTLLDGDVVRRELSAGLGFSKADRDLNVRRIGWVAAEIARHHGVGICCPIAPYAAARATAREMALAAGAGFVLVHVATPLEVCERRDRKGLYARARAGLLTGMTGIDDPYEEPTDADLVLDTTDVSVADAVQAVLHHLTETGWVELKITSA; the protein is encoded by the coding sequence ATGAGCAACGGCTGGGTGCTGCCCGACGAGGTGCTGCGGGACGCACCGGCGTACACGCCACGTCCCGGTGAGCTCGCGGATCTGGAGCTGCTGCTGACCGGCGCGTACGCCCCTCTGACCGGCTTCATGACCCGCGCCGACCTGGTCTCGGTCAGCCGACGCGGCCGGCTGGCCGACGGCACACCGTGGCAGGTGGCGGTCGTTCTCCAGGTGCCGGCGACGCTGGCGCAGACCCTGGATCCGCGCGACCCGGCCCGCCGGGCGCTCGTGCTGACCGACGGGGAGGGCGCCCCGGCGGCCGCCCTGGACGTGGCCGACGTCTGGCCGGTGCGCGAGGGCGTGGCGGGGGTGGGCGGCCAGGTCCGGCGGCTGGGCGACGGTGGACACGGTCCGTTCCAGCGACTGCGTCGTAACCCGGAGGAGGTCCGTGCGCTGCTGCCTCCGGGCCGGGTGCTCGGGGTGATCGCCGACCGGCCGCTGCACCGTCCGCAACTCGCCCAGATCGCCCATGCCGCGCGTACCCTGGCCGCTCATCTGCTCGTGATGATCCCGGTCGGTGAGGGTGGCGTCGACGGGCTCCCGCCGGAGGCGCTGGTCCGTACGATCTTCGCCGCACGGGACCGGATGCCGCCCGCCACCCTGGTCGCGGTGCCGCTGTCGCACCGACGCGAGGAGATCAGCGACGCGTTGCTACGGGCCCGGGTCTCCGCCGCGTACGGGGTCACCCACCTGCTCTCCACCGGGGAGATGCTCTCCGGTGCCGGGCTGCGGGTGCTGGTGCCGCGCGAACTCGCCTACGACAACCGGGACGGGCAGTGGCGTTGGCGGGAGGACATCCCACCGCGCAACCGCCGGCTCGCGCTGACCCAGTCGGAGATCGACGACCTGCTCGACCGGGGTTTCCCGCTGCCGGAGTGGCACACCCCGCCCGCCGTGGCGCGGGAGTTGGCCCGCGCCCGGCCGCCGCGTCGGCAGCGCGGGCTGGTGGTCTTCCTGACCGGCCTCTCCGGCTCGGGTAAGTCGACGATCGCCCGGGGGCTGGCGGACGCGTTGCGGGAGAGCGGCGACCGCACGGTGACCCTGCTCGACGGGGACGTGGTGCGCCGGGAGCTCTCCGCCGGACTGGGCTTCAGCAAGGCCGACCGGGATCTCAACGTCCGGCGGATCGGTTGGGTGGCCGCCGAGATCGCCCGGCACCACGGTGTGGGCATCTGCTGCCCGATCGCCCCGTACGCGGCGGCGCGCGCCACCGCCCGGGAGATGGCCCTCGCCGCCGGGGCGGGTTTCGTGCTGGTGCACGTGGCCACCCCGCTGGAGGTGTGCGAGCGGCGCGACCGCAAGGGCCTGTACGCGCGAGCGCGGGCCGGCCTGCTCACCGGGATGACCGGGATCGACGACCCGTACGAGGAGCCGACCGACGCCGATCTGGTGCTCGACACCACCGACGTCAGCGTGGCGGACGCGGTGCAGGCCGTGCTGCACCATCTGACCGAGACCGGCTGGGTGGAGCTGAAGATCACGTCCGCCTGA
- a CDS encoding DeoR/GlpR family DNA-binding transcription regulator codes for MLAQQRQAAILERVRSTGGVRVSELAGELGVSDMTIRRDLDALHERGLLAKVHGGATLTGPSSTDEPGFHAKSVRQLPEKAAIADRAAQLVRPGAAVALSAGTTTAELARRLVDVPELTVVTNSLPVAEIMHAGGRPDQTVVLTGGVRTPSDALVGPLAVGAVRSLHLDLLFLGVHGITERAGFTTPNLMEAEIDRALVAAADHLVVLADHTKWGTVGISSIVELAAAHVLVSDDRLPEPARRVLGERVGELIMVKATGAGRVTRTPTSEGTAP; via the coding sequence ATGCTCGCTCAGCAGCGGCAGGCGGCCATCCTGGAGCGGGTCCGCTCGACCGGCGGCGTCCGGGTCAGCGAGTTGGCAGGCGAGTTGGGCGTGTCCGACATGACCATCCGGCGTGACCTGGACGCGCTGCACGAACGCGGCCTACTGGCCAAGGTGCACGGCGGCGCCACCCTCACCGGGCCGAGCTCAACCGACGAGCCGGGCTTCCACGCCAAGTCGGTCCGCCAACTGCCGGAGAAGGCGGCCATCGCCGACCGGGCAGCTCAGCTGGTCCGCCCGGGAGCGGCGGTCGCGCTCTCCGCGGGGACCACCACGGCCGAACTGGCCCGCCGACTGGTGGACGTGCCCGAGCTGACCGTGGTGACCAACTCGCTGCCGGTGGCCGAGATCATGCACGCCGGGGGCCGCCCGGACCAGACGGTGGTGCTCACCGGCGGCGTCCGCACACCGTCGGACGCGCTGGTCGGCCCGCTCGCGGTCGGGGCCGTCCGGTCGCTGCACCTGGATCTGCTCTTCCTGGGCGTGCACGGCATCACCGAGCGGGCCGGCTTCACCACCCCGAACCTCATGGAGGCGGAGATCGACCGGGCGCTGGTGGCGGCGGCCGACCACCTGGTGGTGCTCGCCGACCACACCAAGTGGGGCACGGTGGGCATCTCGTCGATCGTCGAGTTGGCGGCGGCCCACGTACTGGTCAGCGACGACCGGTTGCCCGAGCCGGCGCGACGGGTACTCGGCGAACGGGTGGGCGAACTGATCATGGTGAAGGCGACAGGGGCGGGCCGCGTGACGCGCACGCCGACAAGTGAGGGGACGGCGCCGTGA